Proteins from a genomic interval of Capsicum annuum cultivar UCD-10X-F1 chromosome 4, UCD10Xv1.1, whole genome shotgun sequence:
- the LOC107867751 gene encoding uncharacterized protein LOC107867751 yields MTNDQRRCCCDGVSVALPIQIDHSHLTNDVDADMVSPCEPLVAFSSLSPQLLCPPLLRFTNHDYLLLSHLNSCLSWANSLISCIGLLSLLSDLSWWVAGTIFLFSWQWNNL; encoded by the exons ATGACCAACGATCAACGAAGGTGCTGCTGTGATGGTGTTAGTGTCGCCTTACCAATACAAATCGACCATTCTCATTTGACCAACGATGTTGATGCTGATATGGTGTCGCCTTGTGAACCTCTTGTTGCCTTTTCATCTTTATCTCCGCAGCTCCTCTGTCCACCACTGCTGAGATTCACCAATCACGATTATCTTCTTCTCAGCCACCTAA ATAGCTGCTTATCGTGGGCCAACTCTTTGATTTCTTGTATTGGACTGTTATCTCTTCTATCAG ATTTGTCATGGTGGGTAGCTGGCACCATATTTTTATTCTCCTGGCAGTGGAATAACTTATAA
- the LOC107867750 gene encoding magnesium dechelatase SGRL, chloroplastic has protein sequence MQSMASRFTTHYPSSPSSSYVHSCQVKHSTTPAVLLSSFSNRKPPYNTLVFQAVRLLGPPARFEASKLEVLLKGEEVDTYSSIVPRTYTLSHCDFTANLTLTISNNIQYDQLKGWYNKDDVVAEWTEVKGNSFLDVHCYVSGPNPLQELAAEFRYHIFSKELPLVLEAVLYGDSNFFKEHNELMNAIVRVYFHSSSKKYNRVECWGPLKDAAKGRQGDSINGLLSTSKGDFHPPKIQGSAKSIFQALFTFLL, from the exons ATGCAGTCCATGGCCAGTCGCTTTACTACCCattatccttcttctccttcttcttcttacgTTCATAGTTGTCAAGTTAAGCATTCAACAACACCTGCTGTTCTCCTTTCTTCTTTTAGTAACAGAAAACCCCCTTACAACACCCTTGTCTTTCAG GCTGTTAGGCTCTTGGGTCCGCCAGCAAGATTTGAAGCTTCAAAGCTGGAAGTCCTGTTAAAAGGGGAAGAAGTTGATACATACTCTAGTATTGTTCCAAGGACGTATACTCTATCCCATTGTGATTTTACTGCTAATCTCACATTAACCATCTCAAATAATATCCAATACGATCAG TTGAAAGGGTGGTATAATAAGGATGACGTGGTTGCTGAATGGACAGAAGTGAAAGGCAATTCGTTTCTTGATGTCCACTGTTATGTGAGTGGACCGAATCCTCTACAAGAGCTGGCTGCCGAGTTCAGATACCATATATTCTCCAAGGAATTGCCACTG GTCCTTGAGGCTGTGCTCTATGGGGATTCAAATTTTTTCAAGGAGCATAACGAACTAATGAATGCAATCGTTCGAGTCTATTTCCACTCAAGCTCAAAGAAGTACAACCGTGTAGAATGCTGGGGTCCTCTAAAAGATGCAGCTAAG GGAAGACAAGGGGATAGTATCAATGGCCTGTTATCGACAAGCAAGGGAGATTTTCACCCTCCGAAAATCCAGGGAAGTGCAAAATCAATCTTCCAAGCTCTTTTCACCTTCCTTCTCTAA